CAGGAAGTCGTCCAGCGATTTGCGGCCGTCGCTGCGATTGCGCATTGTGACATCCACATCCAGCCATATCAGGGTGCCCTCGCCGTAAAACTCGAAACCGTTGCGACGCCAGTTGTCGTAGGCGCCACCGCCTTTGTCCCACAAAGCCAGCGCCGCCACCGCTGTGTCTTGCAGATCGCGCCACTGGCGTCCGCTACGGTGGCTGACGAGGGCTGCGCTTGCGCCTAGCATGCCAAAATATTGTTCACGATTCCACAGACCAGCGCGGGCCGTGAGCACGGCACCCAGATATTCGGTCAGTCCTTCGTAGGCCCACAAGCCGCTGTTGTCGACCGGCACTTGGAAATTCGGCGTGGTCATGCCGTCGGGCCGACGGTATTTACCGTTCCAGCTATGGACCAAATCATGCGGCATAAAATTAGCATAGCGCGACATCATTCCTTCATCGGTCAGAAATCGCGCGGGGCGGCGGTTATCTAGTGACTGGTGATGGTCGGCCGCGTATCCTTCAATCTCGTCTGACAGGGTGACGAGCATGCGGAAGGCATCGTAGTGGTGACTGCGGAACATTTTACTGCTTTGGCTTATCAGTTCGGACAGCTTGTCAATGTAGGCCTGATTGACTTCCAGGTTCTCCGGCGCGTCGGCCACCATGTCGAGATAGTGGGGAGGAGTGATTCCCAACGCCAGTGGTATCTCACGAAAGTAGCGGCCTGCGATCAGAGGCGAATCGACCAGCTGTTCCAATGACACTGTCTGGAATGCGATCGGGCCGGCAGTGCCGACGGCGGCGTTGTCAACTGGATGCAGTGAGCTGGCATGCCGCCATTCCGTGGGTAGCAACAGCGACGGCGTTACTTTGATGCGGTCCACACGCGTGGCTGGGCCGGCGTAAGGATAAAGCAGCACGTCGTTCCAGCTCAGCACCGCCAACTTGTCGCTGGTCGAGCCTCCGGCCGTGCCTCCCGCCGACGCGGTGATAAAGTCGGTCCTGACTTCGATGCTGTGCGCACCGTTGGGAACCGTGATGCGGTAGGCGTAGAGGTCAAGCGGATCGCGCCGCCAAGCGAGCCGCTTGCCGTTGGCGCTGATCGTCAGCCCGACCTGCTGAGCGATCGGTGCCACCTCATGCGCATTCGGCATCCACTTCGGATAAGCCAGAGTCAAAGGACCAGGCCGCACTGGAATGGTCAGTGTAGCGTGAATGATCTTGCGTGGCACGTCGCGCATGTCGACAGCCAGTTGTATCGGTTCGGCGGCGGCTGCGGATAGGGGGAGCAGTAAAATGATCAGCGAAGTGCGCAGGCTCATGTCAATTATCTCTATAAAAAATATAGCGAGTTAATAAGATAGCCCGACCTTTTGACCGATCCATGAAGTATCTTTAGCCAAGCGAATCATAAAATGAGCAACGTCCGCTCGCGAAATTTTTCCGGTACCCCAAGGATTTAATCTTTCTTCCGTGCGGTACTGCTTGCGGGCAGCATCGTTCGTCAATTGAGCTGGGCGCACTACCACCCATTCTTCGGAGTAGGATCTTAAAAGTGTTTCAGCCTCTTCATGATCGCGATAAGTCTCACCAATAAATATTGGCAAAAATATTTTTCCAACCACAAATGGCAAATCGGATCGAGTCTCATGAGTGCCGTAGGCACTCATGTAGATGATTCGTTTTGGCTTTCCTTTCATAACGGCCGAAAGCGAATCCTTTAAAATTCCCTTAATTGGGTAGTCTTGCGAGAGGCCAATATTGTATCGGACAAGATTCCAAGACATGGGATGACCCAAGGCAACAAACACGGTTTCTTGTTTTGACGCCCATGCTGTCAGGGCTTCTTGATCCGAAACTTCGCCGCGAATAACCTCCAACTTCATTTCTTTAGGCAATTTGTCAGGTTGCCTTACAAATACCGAAACGTCATGGGAAGGAAGCTGTTTGAGAATCTCAAGCCCTGTTAATCCGGTGGCACCCACGATTCCGTATTTCATTGTTAATTTCTCCTTAATTTAGAATTAAAAAATGCAATTTCCATGGTCAACTCCTGGGGTAAATTTGACGATGCGGTTCTCCACCAGATTACTGTCGGCCGGCAGTAACCTTCACGTTCATCAGAACGTTTGCGGTGAACGCTGCCAAGCCAATAGTGACGCAGCCGGCAGAGATGGATACGATGGGAACTGCAGCTGTATGACCGGTAAGCACCAAACCGAGACCGAGCATGAAAAATGGCAGGCCGATGTTGTGCAACCAAAAATGAATTCGCGCGAGCAGCGTCAGCGCTGCAGCCGGGTAAAGGTGATAAATCAATCCCGCAAGCGCGAGCGAAGCCCAGCCTAGCAAAGCGAGATGCGCATGGACTGGAGCCAAAACAAAGTTGTCGGTCGCCCCCATAAAGCCGCCAAGTAACGCGCCGACGAATAGATAGATCACGGCGATTTTGAGAAATCGAATACCCATTGAAACCTCCTGTAAAAAACAAACAACTGATTGTTGATACCGCCAGCTAAATCAAGCGGGTCGTCAGCGGCCAAGCTTCGACGCTACAGAGGCTGAGCGCAATCAACAACTCAGCACAATGCAGCGCACCACGTTGGTTGATAAAGCATTGACTTGGCGGCAGCGCCAACAGTTATCTACGCCTTAAGTTCCATTGCAATCGTCTCGGCCATCGGCGTTGTTGGCCGGCCGATCAATGTACTGAGCTGGTGCGTATTGTCGAAAAGGCCACCTTGCGAAGCGCCGCTATCAGAATCTGCAAGCAGATCCGCGACTGGTTCGGGCAGACCAAAGCCCACGAGCGCCGCTTTGTAGTCAGCACGCGGCAGGTTCATGTAGTTGACTGCCTTGCCTGACAGCCGCGAGATTTCGGCCGCGAACTCCGACAAGGTGTAGGCAGTATCCCCCGCCAGTTCGTAGACCCGCCCGGCTTGATCGGGAAGCGTCATCCCCAAAGCAGCCGCGGCGGCATAGTCAGCCCGCGAAGCCGAAGCAATTCGTCCGTCGCCGGCGCTACCCATCAGCGCACCATGAGCCAGCGCCGTTGGAATTGAAATCGTGTAATTTTCGGTGTACCAACCATTGCGCAACACAACGAATGGGATGGCTGAAGCTTTAAGCATCGCCTCGGTTTGAACGTGGTCAGCCGCCAACCCCAACGGAGACGTGCTGGCGTGTAGAACGCTCGTGTATCCGATCAACTTGACTTCACAATCAATCGCCGCGTCAATTACGGCGCGGTGGTGAGAGGCGCGCTGTCCGGGCCCAAGCTCGCTCGAAGATATAAGCAGTAGCTTATTCGCACCAGCAAGCGCTGTCCTAAGCGACGCTGGTTGCGTGTAATCCGCCTGACGGACTTGAACGCCGCGATTCGATAAATCGGTTGCCTTCGCTGGATCGCGAACTACAGCGACGATGCCTGATGCAGATTCCGTGCGTAAAAGGTTTTCAATTACCAGACGACCGAGCTGACCTGTGGCCCCTGTAACAACTATCATGACAAATTCCTTGGTTTGCTTGAGTAAGGCACTTACAATAAGGCATTACCTTACTTTCCGTAAGTACGCACCGAAAGGTTAGTGCAGAGATGACAACGCAACCCAAACTGATCGCATCTGACTCCTTTTCCGCACAAGTCCGACGCGAGGGGCTCCCATCAACTGAATGCCCATGTCGTGAGATGCTTAAAGACGTCACAAGTCCTTGGGGCATATTGCTGCTTATCGTGCTGATGGGCGAAGTTCGGCGTTTCAGCGAGCTGCGCAGAATGGTCGGTGGTGTGAGTGAAAAAATGTTATCGCAAACCCTGAAGCGCCTGGAAGCACACGGGTTGGTTCATCGGAAGTCTTATGGGACTGTACCGCCCCACGTGGAATATTCCTTGACTCCACGAGGAAGAATTCTGGGCGAGAGAGTTGAAGCATTGGCCGATTGTATCGATACCATGCTTCCCGACAGTTTAGATGCACGGCGCCCCTCTTCGCCAAAACCCGTCTAAGTAAATAACGGATAGCTGCCGTCGTCCGTTGCCGCCTTCGCGCGGAAATCGGCAATCATCGAACGACGTTCTACAAACTGCTTAGCTTTGCACGCGGCGTCGCCGGCGGCATCAACCGCCGTTTCCAGAATCGAACCCGCCAGGACATCGTTCTGGAATGCCTCGTTCTTGCGACATACTTTGTCGTACGCCTCCTGCAGCTGACTGACGCGCTGGGTCAAGCTCTCCAGGTGCGAACGCAATGGCGCCACCTCTCCCGCGCTCTTCAGCAAAACGGTGACCATCGCCGCGACGTTCTGCTCGACCGTGCCCTGCACCGACCGCAACACTGCTACTTGCTCAGCTGTGCGCGGATCCCGCTCTGGCTCATTGGACAACCCCAGCAGGTAAGCGCAATGCGCATTCCTGGTCGCGCGCGGAGGCGCGTATCTTGGTCAAAGGCTTATGACTGGACTTAATGCACTTCTTGGGCTTCTTTGATCGCTGAAAGGATGAGGAGGACAGAACGCCGGTGAGGCCATGGGACATTGCCGTTCGACGCATTGGCTCCGCCGAACGCTTCATGTACGCAACCTGCACGTCCTGCACCAATCGTCCCCGCGCGCGAACTGCCCGACACTTTTCCTCTTGCGACATGCCCCTTTGCAGACTCGCTTGGCATGATTGAAAATGACCATCTTCGCCGTGCGTTCGACATAGCGATCTGCAGCATGCCGTGGATCACCGACAGACACAGGAATCATGCAGCCGCCATTTCACGTAGCTCCTTCTGGCGCGCGTGATACGCAACGTGCCAGCGCTCTGCAGCTTCAGAATGGGATGGATAGAGCAAGGGGGGTAGAGCTTCGCGACAAGAGCATCCGTGTCGTTTTCATCTGGCAAGGGAAGCAGCGGCGCGAGAAACTGGATTTACGACCAACGCCAGCGAACATTAAGTACGCTGAGCGTCTGGTTGCTGAAATAAAATCTAAAATTTCAGTTGGTACATTCGACTACGCCGCCACTTTTCCAAACTCACCGCATGCGGCGGAGAGTGCGACTGACACGCCTACTTTCGCCGACGCTTGTGAGTTGTATCTTGAAACAAAAGGGAGACTGGCCGATGCCACTCAATCACAGTACAGGAATGCCTTAGAGTTCTGGAAGGGAAAGTTTGGCGCCGACACGCGAATCAACCTTATTACTCATGGAAAAATCGCCGCGGCTGTCGGAGGTCATCCATGGCCATCGGCGAAACTGTGCAATAACTACCTGATCCCGTTGCGCGGAACTTTCAATCTTGCTGGTCGTGAAATGCGGGACGTGGTCAATCCGATTGTGGGTATTGAGAATTCAAAGCATCAGAAAACACCATCTGACCCACTGACTATTGCGGATATGGAGCGGATTCTGGCTGATATGACTGAGCGGTTCCACCGGCAAGTTGCTCATTATTTCACTTTCGCTTTCCTGACCGGCATGAGGCCCGAGGAAATAATCGCGCTGCGCTGGGATGACATTGACTGGAACAATCGCACGATTTGCGTTTCGCGCGCAAAAACGTTCAAGGGTGGCCTCAAGGATCTGAAAACGAGCAAGGTCCGCGACGTCCACCTGGTTGATCGGGCCATTAATATGCTTCAAGCCCAAAAACGGTTTACTTATATGAAACGGGCAGAGATCTTTGAAAACCCTGTCACCGGCAGGCCATGGCACGACGAGTGGTCACAACGCGACCATTATTGGAAACCATGTCTTAAAAAATTGGGGATAAGAAGCAGGCGGGCTATCAGACCCGGCACACCCATGCGACGCCCGCGCTGATGACCAGCGTAAATCCGGCTTACATTGCTCGGTAGCTTGGCCATGCAAATGCCAAAATGTTATTTACAATTTATGCCAAGCAGATTGACACCGAAGAACACGGCGCCCGGAAAGCAAAAATGGAAGCCATATCGGGCTTCCATTCAGCATTGCTTACAACAGATTTTCTTTGATCAATCCTGAAGTTAATCCAGAACTATCCCAGCATCCCCACAACTTCAAGAATACTGGTAGGCACGATTGGACTCGAACCAATTTAAGGCCTCGATTTCATGCGCTTTCGCCGAGGTGTTATAGGATGGCATATCCCCTCATTTCCCTGAAATACCCTAGAAAAACCCACAAAAAAACCCACGATTTCATAGGGGCACCGAGGGGAAGAACCCAAACATTCGAAGATGACTAGCTGGCACAGCTTCACGAAGATCTACTGGAATTGGTTTTCAAGGGGTCTTACGACAGAGTGGCAGCGTTCGCTAGACAATGGAGAGAGGATCAAAACTGAGTAAGTCAATTCGACGCTCAAACGAACAACAAACTCTCTCGCTTCATCGCATACGCTTAGATCACTTCTTCTGCTTGTTCACAGCATCTTTGAATGCTTTAAGAGAAAACACCCTACATGGTTCAACGTATCCATCTATAGTAAAATCTTAGCTTTATAATGCATCAGCGCCATTTCGCAATACGCCTTCAAAGTTTCGACATTGCGCTCACCATCTATATAAAAGGTCACAACGTCGTCGGCGCTTGGGCTGTTAAGATGAAATGCAATAGATATGTCTCCAGCCCCTTCACTGGAACCAATTTCCGACTCCAAGAATGCGTGTACAGAAATTGAATAGCCATCGTCATATTCAATTCGCTTACTTTCGCTTACAGCTGCAACACTCAACTTAATACAACACGTCATGATTCCTCCTTTTGCGAATAAGTCAAATGAGAAATTACGCCAAACGACAACTTCTCTTGGCAAGAATTAACCAGGAATTGCAGCGATCCTCATTTTTTTCCAACTGGTTGCATATTCGCCTTTAGCATACTTGCGTGGGGTACAAGGGCCTAAACAAGAGACTTAAAATCTCTCGCTCGACGATTCAAATAGAAAATAGCTTGACCACTATCTTCTGCGGCAAGTATTTCACTACGTCTACTTGCCGAGTCAAATACACTGCTTTTAAAAACGCCAAAATTTCGTTCCATCGAAGGCTCCGAGGCCCCTCCCTGCAATGGATCGATCTAACAATAACGCACATTGTTACTCAGGATCAAACGCTTCGTTTATAAGCGTTGGGGGTTAATCCTGTCCAGCGCAAAAATGCACGTTGAAATGTGCTTTGCTCAGAATAACCAAGTAATTGAGCGACATCAGAAAGTTGCAGTGTTGGATCTAGCAAGTATTGTTTTGCCAATTGCTGACGAATTTTTTCGAGCAGCACCCGGAAACTGGTATCGCACTGGTCTAAGCGGCGGCGCAGTGTTCTAGGCGTTATATTAAATTTGCTCGCGACACTATCCAATTCTGGCTCGCCCTCATGAATTTGGCTTGTGATGCAACGTCGAACTGACATCACGAACTCGTTTTCTGTAGGTAGCTGATTTAGGAATTCATTTGCTTGCCTCTCTAACAGAGCTACCAATATAGGCTCAGGGTTTTTTAGGGGAACAGTCAACGAATGCAGCGGTACGCGTATGCTAGTTACGGCTTGATTAAAAAGAACTTCACATTTAAAAAAATCTCTATAACCATTTGGAGAAGACGGCCCCGGATTGATAAAGCTCACTTGCTTCCACTCGACATCCTTGCTAGATATGCACTTGGAAAATTGGAGAAGTGTCGCCATGCTAAATTCAAGGTGTAGTCGCCCGTGCTCCCCGGAGCTTCCTGCAGGCCATTTAAGCACAAGATCGCTTCCGTCAATAATAGGAGCTTCTAAGGCGCCTTGCTCCACCTCTTGTATAAGGCGTTGATATGCTTGCAGACGTAGCAGCGATGCGCCAAGAGTGGGGCACGACGCGAATATGTAGCCAATGACTCCAAAGTGCGCAGGTGTAACTGTTTTCCCCAAGTGCAAGCCTAAGAGGGGGTCCCCTAAGCGAGCTGCGGCACATTGCAAGTGAGAGACCCAGCGTTGCAGCGGGTAGCGGATTAGAACTCGATCGACTTCGTCCGGTGTTGGCTCATTTAATAGCTTTGAGGCATCAATTCCCTGATTTTTTAAATATTCAAAAAGTATGCGCATATAGGCGCTGGACACAAAGCCCTGTGCAAATGTATTTAATTTCACTGCTTTTATGTTCAAAAAACGAGCAACGTATGAAACAAAGCATAGGTGACGGGATGTGCCAGTTAAAGTCTGGCCTCGGGCACCAATTACTAAAAGGCTTTCAGTGATGAGGGTATTTTTTGTTGTGCTCCGCAATCTACCGCCTGCTCCGCAAAATCCTAATTCGGTAACGATGGGCAATCCGTCATAGTGGAATTTATCCTCAGATGACCTCAATTATGGGTTGAGTATCCTTGCGACTATCCCGGAACCAGGAATTACAGTGATCCTCATTTTTTCTCAACTGGCGATTCCTCGCTCATTCCAATCAATGAAAGCCAATGCGATGTCGAGTCCTCCATCAAAGAAGCAGACTCCTTCGCGCTAATTCGCGGCATGGCACGAGATCTACGATAGATTTCTCGCTTCGCTTTCCTACTACTTCTTTCTTCTCGCATTTTTTTTTGACGATCACAATACGCAATAATTTTCCCTACCAACATATACAAATCTCGATCATTACGTAAATTTTCAGCCAGTTGCTGCCAGTGCCCACTTACGTACCATCGTCTAACACGCATATAGACAGCGGTCCATTTTCCAAATTTTGGCGGCAAATCCGCCCAAACATTCGTATCAGACACAAACCACAGTACAGCTTCAATAAACAATCTATTGTTACTGGCACGACTCCCAGGATCCCCGATTTTTCCCAACATCTGAAACTCCAGTTTTTTCCATTGATCGTCTCTAATTTTTGTGCCTGATTCACATTTAGAATTAATCATTAGCAATCTCACTTTCACTTTTTCAAACTCATCTCATGTCTTGCAACTCATTAACCAGAAATGAATTGGTATCACAGCACAATAGTCAAAAGAGGGATTCAAAAGACTACGTTAAACCTCTACATTTCTTAAATGAGAAGAAACGTTACATGTAAATGAAAGTGGGCTTCGAACCGAAGCCCAACTATACAATCTACAGAAATTGATCTTTTTCAAATTAAAGAATAAATTTTGCAAAGCCAAATTATTTTCAAATTTGCCCTAGGGAAGCACTGATTTATTCCATCGCGACCGTTTCCGAGCATGCTCATACCTGAGACAATATTGGCACTTTCACCGGCGCTGGAATCGATCATGCAAAAGAGTTTTTCTGACCTTGAGTACGCTGCCAAAAAGAAACTGACGCGGCGTGACCGCTTCCTTGCGGCGATTGATGTGGCGACGCCGTGGGGCAAGCTGCATAAGCTGATCGAGCCACACTACCCGAAGGTCGCCGGCGCCGGGCGTCCGCCGATTGGATTGGCGCGTATGTTGCGAATGTACGTAGCCCAGCAGTGCTTTGGCCTGTCTGACGAAGGTATTGAAGATGCGATCTACGACAGCCAGGCCATTCGGGCTTTTGTCGGCATTGACTTGAGCCGCGAGTCGGCGCCGGATGCGACGACGCTGCTCAAGTTCCGTCACCTGCTTGAGGCGAAAGGCCTGACACAAAAGATTTTCGAGGCGATCAATGCGCACCTCGCTGCCAAGGGCTTGATGATGCGCGAAGGGACCATCGTCGATGCAACCTTGATCGCTGCACCACCATCGACCAAGAATAAGGACGGTGAGCGCGATCCGGAAATGCACCAATCGAAGAAGGGTAATGACTGGCATTTCGGCATGAAGGCGCATATCGGCGTGGACGCTGCTTCCGGCTTGGTCCATACCGTTGTGGGCACTGCTGGCAATGTCTCCGATGTCACGCAGGCGCACGCGCTGCTGCACGGCGATGAAGTGGCGGCGTTCGGCGATGCGGGCTATCAGGGTGTGGAAAAGCGCATTGAGAATATTGGCAAAGCCGTGACGTGGCACGTGGCGATGAAGCGCGCCAAACGCAAAGCCCTGCCGAAGAACAAGCTGGGTCGCATGACTGAAAAACTTGAGCATCTCAAGGCGAGCGTACGCGCCAAAGTCGAGCATCCATTTCATGTCATCAAGAACCTGTTCCGTCATCAGAAGACCCGTTACCGTGGCTTGGCGAAGAACACCGCCCAGTTGTTCACGTTGTTCGGCTTTGCAAATTTGGTGCTGGCCGGCAGGCGATTTACGATCACTGAAACCCGAAGTGCGTCCTGAACGCCGAAAGGCGTGAAATACAGGGGCAATTTCGCCCCAAAATGCAATTTTCGAGCAGCTTTCGGCCGCAATTCCCGTGACGACAAAAATCGTCGCCAAAAATTCGACCGCGCGGCAGAAATTATGAATTGATCAGTGCTTCCCTAGCGCTATCTACGTTCCAATCTGCATCTGATCAAATTTACTCTTGTCCCTACCAGGAATACCCCACGCCCGCATTGATCAACGTGCGCGTACCGGAGGTCGTGCTAACGCCGAATTTGACAACGGCATTCTGACTGACACGGGCGCTGGCGCCGATCGCCAGAGCCGTATAACCAGCATAACTGCCGATTCCCGCACCTAACGCGAACGTCTTGCCGCTATCAACCTGTGGAAGACCTGCCAGAGCCCCTGCCATCGCTACCCCGCTGTAGGCGATACGCTGCACATCTCCAACCTGGCTTTGCACAGTCGACAATTGCGAGACATTCACGGCATCGGTTGGATTGACACCGGCCGCCACGTTGGTGATACGGCGCTCACTGCCAGGAGATCCCACAGATACGGTATTGGCTTGATCCGCTATCGAACCGGCGCCCAAGGCCACCGAATTGTTCCCGGTGGCTTGCGCCCCTGCACCCGTGGCGACCGAATTATTCCCCGAGGCCAGCGAATTCTGACCAATCGCGACAGTAGGATCGCCAGTCGCCTGGGCGTTATTACCGATCGCCACCGATCCGGCCTGCGAAGCCAAGGCACGGAAGCCCACAGCAGTGGTATTGGCATCGGTTGCCTGTGCGTTGGAACCGAATGCCGTTGCGCCATCTTTGGTGGCCTGCGCGCACAAACCGGAACCGGTCGCATCGACACCCTTCACCGTGCTGCACGTTGCCGGCGTCACATTGTTGATTACCGTGCCGTTAGTGCCACGCGTCTGTACCGTGCCGTCGCTGTTGACGCCGCCGATCGTAGTGGCGCCAATCGTCGAACCATTCGCGGCAGCGGCAGTAGACGCGTCCGCCAGCGGTTTCAACGATGTCGACAATGAACCGACACCGACCAGGCTTGTTGAGAGCGTGGTCAATTGCCCCAACCCGGTTGATATTGACGCAACACCGGTTGACAAGGAATTGATACCGCTCGTCGCCACGCTCAAGCCGCTTGAAGTTGAGGTCGACAGCGACGATACGCTACTGTTCGTGGTGCTCAGGCCGGTTGACAGCGAATTGATGCCGCTTGTGGCTGTGCTCAAGCCCGTCGAAGTCGATGTCGATAACGCCGACACATTGCTGTTGGTTGTACTCAACCCCGTTGACAGTGAGTTTACCCCGCTTTGCGCCGTACTGATCCCGGTCGACGTTGAGGTCGACAGCGATGTCACGTTGCTGTTCGTCGAGCTCAAGCCGGTTGACAGCGAATTGATGCCAGCCGACGTTGAAGTAGACAAAGACGATAACTGACTGAAATTGACAGCATCGGTTGGCTTCACACCAGCAGCCACATTGGTAAGAGTCACTGGCGTTGTCGCGCCAAGACCTCCCAAAGTAACGCTGGTGTGACCTGGATTGTCATATTGAACCGAGTTGGCAACCCCTGTCGACAGCGACGACACATTGTTGTTGGTCGTGCTCAGTCCTGTTGACAACGAGCTGATGTTGCTGGTGTTGGTGCTGATACCGGTTGAAGTCGAGGTCGACAGTGAGGTCACGTTGCTGTTGGTTGTGCTCAAGCCGGTCGACAACGAACCGATGTTGCTGGCGTTGGTGCTGATGCCGGTTGAGGTCGAAGTCGACAGCGATGTCACATTGCTGTTGGTCGTGCTCAGACCCGTCGACAGCGAACCGATGTTGCTAGCGTTGGTGCTAATGCCGGTTGAGGTTGAAGTCGACAGCGAAGTCACATTGCTGTTGGTCGTGCTCAGACCAGTCGACAGCGAACCGATGCTACTGGCGTTCGTACTGATGCCAGTCGAGGTCGAAGTCGACAGCGACGTCACGTTGCTGTTGGTGGAGCTCAAGCCGGTCGACAACGAACCCACATTGCTATTCGTTGTACTCAGGCCAGTGGACAGTGAGTTCACACCACTTTGCGCGGTACTGATGCCGGTCGAAGTCGAGGTCGACAACGAAGTCACATTGCTGTTAGTTGTGCTCAGGCCAGTTGACAAAGAGCCGATGTTGCTGGCGTTGGTGCTAATGCCGGTTGAGGTCGAAGTCGACAGCGATGTCACATTGCTGTTGGTCGTGCTCAGACCTGTCGACAGCGAACCGATGTTGCTGGCGTTCGTACTAATGCCAGTCGAGGTCGAGGTCGACAGCGACGTCACGTTGCTGTTGGTCGTGCTCAGACCTGTTGACAGCGAACCGATGTTACTGGCGTTCGTGCTGATACCAGTCGAGGTCGAAGTCGACAGCGACGTCACGTTGCTGTTGGTGGAGCTCAAGCCGGTCGACAACGAACCGATGTTGCTGGCGTTCGTGCTGATGCCGGTCGAAGTCGAAGTCGACAGCGATGTCACATTGCTGTTGGTCGTGCTCAGACCAGTCGACAGCGAACCGATGTTGCTAGCGTTGGTGCTGATTCCGGTTGAGGTCGAAGTCGACAGCGATGTCACATTGCTGTTGGTCGTGCTCAGACCAGTCGACAGCGAACCGATGTTGCTGGCGTTGGTGCTGATGCCGGTTGAGGTCGAAGTCGACAGCGATGTCACATTGCTGTTGGTCGTGCTCAGGCCAGTCGACAACGAACCGATGTTGCTGGCGTTGGTGCTGATACCGGTCGAAGTCGAAGTCGACAGCGAACCGATGTTGCTAGCGTTCGTGCTGGTGCCGGTCGAAGTCGAGGTCGACAGCGACGATACGCTGCTGTTGGTAGTGCTGAGGCCGCTGGACAGCGAAGTGACGTTACTGTTTGTCGAACTTAGCCCCGTCGAAGTCGAGGTCGACAGCGACGATACGCTGCTGTTGGTGGTGCTCAGGCCGCTGGACAACGAAGTGACGTTGCTGTTCGTGCTGCTCAGACCAGTCGAGGTCGACGTCGACAGCGACGACACGCTGCTATTCGTCGCGCTCAAGCCGGTCGAAGTCGATGTCGACAGTGACGACACGCTGCTGTTAGTCGTGCTCAAGCCGCTGGACAACGAAGTAACGTTGCTGTTCGTCGAACTCAGACCCGTCGAAGTCAAGGTCGACAGCGATGTCACGTTGCTATTGGTCGTGCTCAGACCGCTGGAAAGTGAAGTGACGTTGCTGTTCGTCGTACTCAGACCTGTTGAAGTCGAAGTCGACAGCGACGACACATTGCTGTTGGTCGTGCTCAGACCAGTCGACAGCGAACCGATGTTGCTAGCGTTGGTGCTGATTCCGGTTGAGGTCGAAGTCGACAGCGATGTCACATTGCTGTTGGTCGTGCTCAGACCTGTTGAAGCCGACGTCGACAGCGATGTCACGTTGCTATTGGTCGTGCTCAGGCCAGTCGACAATGACGCGACGCCGGTCGAGGCCGATGTGGAAAGCGACGTAAGATT
The sequence above is a segment of the Collimonas sp. PA-H2 genome. Coding sequences within it:
- a CDS encoding peptidase M61, with translation MSLRTSLIILLLPLSAAAAEPIQLAVDMRDVPRKIIHATLTIPVRPGPLTLAYPKWMPNAHEVAPIAQQVGLTISANGKRLAWRRDPLDLYAYRITVPNGAHSIEVRTDFITASAGGTAGGSTSDKLAVLSWNDVLLYPYAGPATRVDRIKVTPSLLLPTEWRHASSLHPVDNAAVGTAGPIAFQTVSLEQLVDSPLIAGRYFREIPLALGITPPHYLDMVADAPENLEVNQAYIDKLSELISQSSKMFRSHHYDAFRMLVTLSDEIEGYAADHHQSLDNRRPARFLTDEGMMSRYANFMPHDLVHSWNGKYRRPDGMTTPNFQVPVDNSGLWAYEGLTEYLGAVLTARAGLWNREQYFGMLGASAALVSHRSGRQWRDLQDTAVAALALWDKGGGAYDNWRRNGFEFYGEGTLIWLDVDVTMRNRSDGRKSLDDFLAMFNGGDNLGAQVKPYSFTQLVAALNSVVPNDWASFLNERLHSHSGDGPMGGITGSGYRLVYRDRPSDWSKSNGSKAFEYSIGLNISGAGVVGDVLPDSAGAKAGFVPGMSITAVNGQPYSNDVMQEAIRDAKTSIAAIEVSLRAAAPLRLDYHDGERFPVLERVPGTPDRLSEILQAR
- a CDS encoding NAD(P)-dependent oxidoreductase → MKYGIVGATGLTGLEILKQLPSHDVSVFVRQPDKLPKEMKLEVIRGEVSDQEALTAWASKQETVFVALGHPMSWNLVRYNIGLSQDYPIKGILKDSLSAVMKGKPKRIIYMSAYGTHETRSDLPFVVGKIFLPIFIGETYRDHEEAETLLRSYSEEWVVVRPAQLTNDAARKQYRTEERLNPWGTGKISRADVAHFMIRLAKDTSWIGQKVGLSY
- a CDS encoding cytochrome-c oxidase, whose translation is MGIRFLKIAVIYLFVGALLGGFMGATDNFVLAPVHAHLALLGWASLALAGLIYHLYPAAALTLLARIHFWLHNIGLPFFMLGLGLVLTGHTAAVPIVSISAGCVTIGLAAFTANVLMNVKVTAGRQ
- a CDS encoding SDR family oxidoreductase — protein: MIVVTGATGQLGRLVIENLLRTESASGIVAVVRDPAKATDLSNRGVQVRQADYTQPASLRTALAGANKLLLISSSELGPGQRASHHRAVIDAAIDCEVKLIGYTSVLHASTSPLGLAADHVQTEAMLKASAIPFVVLRNGWYTENYTISIPTALAHGALMGSAGDGRIASASRADYAAAAALGMTLPDQAGRVYELAGDTAYTLSEFAAEISRLSGKAVNYMNLPRADYKAALVGFGLPEPVADLLADSDSGASQGGLFDNTHQLSTLIGRPTTPMAETIAMELKA
- a CDS encoding winged helix-turn-helix transcriptional regulator; protein product: MLKDVTSPWGILLLIVLMGEVRRFSELRRMVGGVSEKMLSQTLKRLEAHGLVHRKSYGTVPPHVEYSLTPRGRILGERVEALADCIDTMLPDSLDARRPSSPKPV
- a CDS encoding Arm DNA-binding domain-containing protein — encoded protein: MQPPFHVAPSGARDTQRASALQLQNGMDRARGVELRDKSIRVVFIWQGKQRREKLDLRPTPANIKYAERLVAEIKSKISVGTFDYAATFPNSPHAAESATDTPTFADACELYLETKGRLADATQSQYRNALEFWKGKFGADTRINLITHGKIAAAVGGHPWPSAKLCNNYLIPLRGTFNLAGREMRDVVNPIVGIENSKHQKTPSDPLTIADMERILADMTERFHRQVAHYFTFAFLTGMRPEEIIALRWDDIDWNNRTICVSRAKTFKGGLKDLKTSKVRDVHLVDRAINMLQAQKRFTYMKRAEIFENPVTGRPWHDEWSQRDHYWKPCLKKLGIRSRRAIRPGTPMRRPR